Proteins encoded by one window of Streptacidiphilus sp. PB12-B1b:
- a CDS encoding IS256 family transposase, with protein sequence MTAGSRRVAEENLASASPDLLRAMVKTFAETMMSADVDRACGGEYGRPGEERTNSRNGYRHRDWDTRAGTIDLAIPRVRSGSYFPSWLLERRRRAEQALVSVVATCYLLGVSTRRVEKLAESMGVTQLSKSQVFEMAKHLDDRVAEFRGRPLDQGPYTFVWVDALTQKVREGGRVVNVHCLVAVGVNNEGQREVLGLDVATSEDGAGWLAFLRSLVARGLAGVKLVVSDAHAGLVDAIGATLPGAAWQRCRTHYARNLLSQVPKSAQPWVATLLRTVFEQPDAKAVRQQMATVIAALDERFPKAAEHLEHAREDLLAFAAFPRTVWKSIWSNNPQERLNKEIRRRTDVVGIFPDRSSIIRLIGAVLAEQSDEWAEQRRYIGSEILGRCRLHPIEGETLEETSTTALTA encoded by the coding sequence ATGACAGCGGGCAGCCGCCGCGTGGCCGAGGAGAACCTCGCCTCGGCGAGTCCGGACTTGTTGCGCGCGATGGTGAAGACCTTCGCCGAGACGATGATGTCCGCCGACGTCGACCGCGCCTGCGGCGGCGAATACGGCCGCCCGGGCGAGGAGCGCACCAACTCCCGCAACGGCTACCGGCATCGGGACTGGGACACCCGCGCCGGCACCATCGACCTGGCCATCCCGAGAGTTCGGTCAGGGTCCTACTTCCCGTCGTGGCTGCTGGAGCGCCGGCGCCGGGCCGAGCAGGCCCTGGTCTCAGTGGTCGCCACCTGCTACCTCCTCGGCGTCTCAACCAGGCGGGTGGAGAAGCTCGCCGAGAGCATGGGCGTGACCCAGCTGTCCAAGTCCCAAGTATTCGAGATGGCCAAGCACTTGGACGATCGCGTCGCCGAGTTCCGGGGCCGTCCGCTTGACCAGGGCCCCTACACGTTCGTCTGGGTCGACGCGCTGACGCAGAAGGTCCGCGAGGGCGGCCGGGTCGTCAACGTCCACTGCCTGGTCGCGGTCGGCGTCAACAACGAGGGCCAGCGCGAGGTCCTGGGCCTGGACGTCGCCACCAGCGAGGACGGCGCCGGCTGGCTCGCCTTCCTGCGCTCCCTGGTCGCCCGCGGCCTGGCCGGCGTCAAGCTCGTCGTCAGCGACGCCCACGCCGGGCTGGTGGACGCGATCGGCGCCACCCTGCCCGGTGCAGCTTGGCAGAGATGCCGAACGCATTACGCCCGCAACCTGCTGTCGCAGGTCCCGAAGTCCGCCCAGCCCTGGGTCGCCACCCTGCTGCGGACCGTCTTCGAACAGCCCGACGCGAAGGCCGTGCGCCAGCAGATGGCCACCGTCATCGCCGCCCTGGACGAGCGATTCCCCAAGGCCGCAGAGCACTTGGAGCACGCCCGCGAAGACCTCCTGGCCTTCGCCGCCTTCCCGCGCACCGTCTGGAAGTCGATCTGGTCGAACAACCCGCAGGAGCGTCTGAACAAGGAGATCCGCCGTCGCACCGACGTCGTCGGGATCTTCCCCGACCGCAGCTCGATCATCCGCCTGATCGGCGCCGTCCTGGCCGAGCAGAGCGACGAATGGGCAGAACAGCGCCGCTACATCGGCTCCGAGATCCTCGGCCGCTGCCGCCTCCACCCGATCGAGGGAGAAACCCTCGAAGAAACCAGCACAACCGCACTCACCGCATAG
- a CDS encoding Lrp/AsnC family transcriptional regulator, with protein MDSLDRQLVHALYVDGRAPFSRIAHVLGVSDQTVARRYRRLHQAGAVRVLAQLDARRLGHVEWVIRLQCVPGSSGAVAQALAKRDDTHWVRLASGGTEVVCKVQADSEHNRDALLLDKLPATRPVTAISAHCVLHTFHGGPTGWQGVTSALTEQQATELAPPPVDPLDQQGPVDLDQDDRALLAELARDGRTAHAALAAATGWHETTVRRRIAALRASGALYFDVDVEDRLLGYTGAALLWVSVDPARLAAAGQALAQHAEVPFVAATSGPANLLASVLCSDVYALYDYLAERIGPLPGVRAIETAPIIRTVKRAGAVDRPRPRATH; from the coding sequence GTGGATTCCCTCGACCGCCAGCTCGTCCATGCCCTGTACGTCGACGGCCGGGCGCCGTTCAGCCGCATCGCCCACGTGCTGGGCGTCTCCGACCAGACGGTCGCCCGCCGCTACCGGCGCCTGCACCAGGCGGGCGCGGTGCGCGTGCTCGCCCAGCTCGACGCCCGCCGCCTGGGCCACGTGGAGTGGGTGATCCGGCTGCAGTGCGTGCCCGGCAGCTCCGGCGCCGTCGCGCAGGCGCTCGCCAAACGCGACGACACCCACTGGGTGCGCCTGGCCTCGGGCGGCACCGAGGTCGTCTGCAAGGTTCAAGCCGACAGCGAGCACAATCGCGACGCGCTGCTGCTGGACAAACTCCCCGCCACCCGCCCGGTCACCGCCATCAGCGCCCACTGCGTCCTGCACACGTTCCATGGCGGCCCGACCGGATGGCAGGGCGTCACCTCGGCGCTGACCGAACAGCAGGCCACCGAGCTCGCGCCGCCGCCCGTCGACCCCCTGGACCAGCAGGGCCCGGTCGATCTGGACCAGGACGACCGGGCCCTGCTGGCCGAGCTGGCCCGGGACGGCCGCACCGCACACGCCGCACTGGCGGCGGCAACCGGTTGGCACGAGACGACCGTCCGCCGCAGAATCGCCGCCCTGCGCGCGAGCGGAGCACTGTACTTCGACGTCGACGTCGAGGACCGGCTCCTGGGGTACACCGGCGCCGCGCTGCTGTGGGTCAGCGTCGACCCGGCCCGGCTGGCCGCCGCCGGGCAGGCACTGGCCCAGCACGCCGAGGTCCCCTTCGTCGCCGCCACCAGCGGCCCGGCCAACCTGCTCGCCTCGGTGCTGTGCTCCGACGTCTACGCTCTGTACGACTACCTCGCCGAGCGGATCGGCCCGCTGCCCGGGGTTCGCGCCATCGAGACAGCCCCGATCATCCGGACCGTCAAACGCGCGGGTGCGGTCGACCGCCCCCGGCCGCGTGCGACACACTGA
- a CDS encoding NADP-dependent oxidoreductase, translated as MPVLPPTCREVRLAARPEGLPGPEHFEVVRVPLPAPGAGQVLVCNRFFRVSASLRMMISQGAQDVPGVPFPVLSPGDVLTEEAVGEVVSAPADSGLHPGDLVSHHRGWREYAVLDPSQCTPLDAGLPDPVAILGHGWTAYAALTRGVRIRPGDTVFVSAASSAIGSMAGQIARLLGAGRVVGSTGSPGKAERLVGELGYDAAVIRDAQEPLTAQLARATPGGVDVFLDTVGGEQLRAAVAAAREGARFVLVGALSGQLAARGTGRSAPVELDTFQILMKKITMRGYSADEDPQARPEWNQRFGAWLRSGEITFPHVRIDGIERAPGALLDVIHGRHLGTVVVEL; from the coding sequence ATGCCCGTTCTTCCGCCGACCTGCCGCGAGGTGCGGCTTGCAGCCCGCCCCGAGGGCCTGCCCGGGCCCGAGCATTTCGAGGTCGTCCGGGTCCCCCTGCCCGCGCCGGGGGCAGGTCAGGTACTGGTCTGCAACCGCTTCTTCCGGGTCTCGGCCTCGCTGCGGATGATGATCAGCCAGGGCGCCCAGGACGTTCCGGGCGTACCGTTCCCGGTGCTGAGCCCGGGCGACGTCCTAACCGAGGAGGCGGTCGGCGAGGTGGTCTCGGCCCCCGCCGACAGCGGCCTGCATCCGGGTGACCTGGTCTCCCACCACCGCGGATGGCGCGAGTACGCGGTCCTGGACCCGTCGCAGTGCACACCGCTGGACGCCGGCCTGCCGGACCCGGTCGCGATCCTGGGCCACGGCTGGACCGCGTACGCGGCACTGACCCGAGGGGTGCGTATACGGCCCGGCGACACCGTGTTCGTTTCCGCCGCAAGCAGCGCGATCGGCTCGATGGCCGGGCAGATCGCCCGCCTGCTGGGCGCGGGCCGGGTGGTCGGCAGCACCGGTTCGCCGGGCAAGGCCGAGCGCCTGGTCGGGGAGCTGGGATACGACGCGGCGGTGATCCGCGACGCCCAGGAGCCGCTGACCGCGCAGCTGGCCCGGGCCACGCCGGGAGGCGTGGACGTCTTCCTGGACACCGTCGGCGGCGAGCAGCTGCGCGCGGCCGTAGCGGCCGCCCGTGAGGGGGCGCGTTTCGTCCTGGTCGGAGCCCTGTCCGGGCAATTGGCGGCACGCGGCACCGGCCGCTCGGCCCCGGTCGAGCTGGACACCTTCCAGATCCTGATGAAGAAGATCACCATGCGCGGTTACAGCGCCGACGAGGACCCCCAGGCCCGCCCGGAGTGGAACCAGCGGTTCGGCGCGTGGCTGCGCTCGGGCGAGATCACCTTCCCGCATGTGCGCATCGACGGCATCGAGCGGGCGCCGGGGGCGCTTCTGGACGTCATCCACGGACGCCACCTGGGAACCGTGGTCGTCGAACTGTGA
- a CDS encoding aminotransferase class I/II-fold pyridoxal phosphate-dependent enzyme — MRFRTVGGAGLLTRNDPFLEWQRRRAEAGLWPYFRHFATALHPHAVVVSERGEVTEGVNFGAQDYLSLSTHPAVREAAVRALRDFGPIAAGSPALGGATPASKALEAGLAQALGAEHVVLFPTGWAAGFGTIRSLMNRRDHVLLDRLAHDSLRQGAAASGAAVQFFDHLDNADVRARLHAIRSTDTANAVLVVTEGVFSMDSDTPRLAELLGLCREYDARLLVDVAHDFGAMGQDGTGQLGLQGVLDEVDLVVGAFSKSFATTGGFLATRSASVREFVRMFGGPQTFSSALTPVQVAVAQATHDIIRSPEGALRREKVAAVARRLREGLAARGHRTMGDVVCPVVPVFLGTTAVGRIASGLVARRGLITHLVEQPAVASDAARFRLQAMADHAEQDADLAVDILDTCIREAHESRPVPATP, encoded by the coding sequence ATGCGTTTCCGCACGGTGGGTGGTGCGGGCCTGCTCACGCGCAACGACCCGTTCCTGGAATGGCAGCGCCGGCGCGCCGAGGCCGGCTTGTGGCCCTACTTCCGGCACTTCGCGACGGCACTGCACCCGCACGCCGTCGTGGTCTCGGAGCGCGGTGAGGTCACCGAGGGCGTCAACTTCGGTGCGCAGGACTACCTCTCGCTCAGCACCCACCCTGCGGTGCGCGAGGCCGCTGTGCGGGCACTGCGCGACTTTGGTCCGATAGCCGCCGGATCACCGGCCCTGGGTGGCGCCACCCCGGCCAGCAAGGCCCTGGAGGCGGGACTGGCCCAGGCTCTGGGCGCCGAGCATGTCGTGCTCTTCCCCACCGGCTGGGCGGCCGGTTTCGGCACCATTCGCTCCCTGATGAACCGCCGCGATCACGTCCTGCTCGACAGGCTCGCCCACGATTCACTGCGCCAGGGGGCTGCAGCCAGCGGGGCCGCGGTCCAGTTCTTCGACCACCTGGACAACGCGGACGTTCGCGCCCGCCTGCACGCGATCCGCTCGACCGACACCGCCAACGCCGTGCTGGTCGTCACCGAGGGCGTCTTCTCCATGGATTCCGATACCCCCCGCCTGGCCGAGCTCCTGGGCCTCTGCCGCGAGTACGACGCCCGGCTGCTGGTCGACGTTGCCCACGACTTCGGGGCGATGGGACAGGACGGGACGGGCCAACTCGGCCTGCAGGGAGTCCTCGACGAGGTCGACCTGGTTGTGGGCGCGTTCTCCAAGTCCTTCGCCACCACCGGCGGGTTCCTGGCTACCCGCTCTGCGTCCGTACGCGAGTTCGTGCGCATGTTCGGCGGACCGCAGACCTTCTCCAGCGCCCTGACCCCCGTCCAGGTCGCCGTTGCCCAAGCCACCCATGACATCATCCGCTCACCCGAAGGCGCCCTGCGCCGCGAGAAGGTCGCCGCCGTCGCCAGGCGACTGCGCGAGGGACTGGCCGCGCGCGGCCACCGCACCATGGGCGACGTCGTCTGCCCCGTGGTGCCGGTTTTCCTCGGCACCACCGCGGTCGGCCGGATCGCCTCTGGCCTGGTCGCCCGCCGCGGCCTGATCACCCACCTCGTCGAACAGCCCGCGGTCGCCTCCGACGCGGCCCGCTTCCGTCTCCAGGCCATGGCCGACCACGCCGAGCAGGACGCCGACCTCGCTGTCGACATCCTGGACACCTGCATCCGCGAAGCACACGAGAGCCGCCCAGTGCCTGCAACCCCGTGA
- a CDS encoding aldo/keto reductase yields MRYRGLGKTGIKVSPYALGAMMFGALGNPDHDDCVRIIHRALDAGINLIDTADMYAHGESEEIVGRALKGRRADVVFATKARNPMSDDPNHQGASRCWLVRALEDSLRRLDTDYVDIYQIHRPDTDTDIEETLGALTDLQRAGKIRTFGTSAMPASELVRAHWVAERRGLARPRTEQPVYSILNRGIEREVLPVAEEFGMGTLVWSPLGGGLLTGRYRKGQQAATHRSQYGFSHLKDDRRLDVVEQLIPLAEEAGMPLTHLAMGFVLAHPSVTSALLGPRTMAHLDDLLAGAEVTLSDDVLDQIDAIVPPGTDTGTLDMANQPPAVRQRELRRRPPIERAAA; encoded by the coding sequence ATGCGTTACCGCGGACTCGGCAAGACCGGGATCAAGGTGAGTCCCTACGCTCTCGGCGCCATGATGTTCGGCGCCCTCGGCAACCCCGACCACGACGACTGCGTCCGCATCATCCACCGGGCCTTGGACGCCGGCATCAACCTCATCGACACGGCCGACATGTACGCGCACGGCGAGTCGGAGGAGATCGTCGGCCGGGCACTGAAGGGCCGTAGGGCCGACGTCGTGTTCGCGACCAAGGCCCGGAACCCGATGAGCGACGATCCGAACCACCAGGGCGCCTCCCGGTGCTGGCTGGTGCGCGCGCTGGAGGACTCGCTGCGCCGCCTCGACACCGACTACGTGGACATCTACCAGATTCACCGCCCGGACACCGACACCGACATCGAGGAAACGCTCGGGGCTCTCACCGATCTGCAGCGAGCCGGCAAGATCCGCACCTTCGGCACATCGGCCATGCCGGCCTCCGAGCTCGTCCGCGCCCACTGGGTCGCCGAGCGGCGCGGCCTCGCCCGGCCGCGTACCGAGCAACCGGTGTACTCGATCCTCAACCGGGGCATCGAGCGCGAGGTGCTCCCGGTGGCGGAGGAATTCGGCATGGGCACCCTGGTCTGGTCGCCGCTCGGCGGTGGGCTGCTGACCGGGCGCTACCGGAAGGGCCAGCAGGCCGCGACGCACCGCTCGCAGTACGGCTTCTCGCACCTCAAGGACGACCGACGGCTCGACGTCGTCGAACAGCTCATCCCGCTCGCCGAAGAGGCGGGCATGCCGCTGACCCATCTGGCCATGGGCTTCGTGCTCGCTCACCCCAGCGTCACATCCGCGCTCCTCGGACCGCGGACCATGGCACACCTGGACGATCTGCTCGCGGGAGCCGAGGTCACGCTCTCGGACGACGTCCTGGACCAGATCGACGCCATCGTGCCGCCCGGCACGGACACGGGCACACTCGACATGGCCAACCAGCCTCCGGCCGTCCGCCAGCGGGAACTACGGCGTCGGCCTCCGATCGAACGCGCCGCGGCGTGA
- a CDS encoding AraC family transcriptional regulator translates to MAPDRLSEALDLVEVRSVLTGGIAARGGWWGRGPLSDPVKFFALVSGRARLTTDGVDEPVDLVTGDVAILTGRSWVAFEAGAEPRQEVQPESDFSTDRFASADRDADDIMIGGCVRLNEAGSTLLLESLPPLAHIRSADDDDRLLAALLRLFDEATAQRLGSAFAIRQYGQLFLLELLRSYVDQSALPSGWLRLLVDERLRPALDLLHGRPGRAWGLEELARAAAMSRTTFAERFREASGVPPLTYLGRWRMLLAQRALRDGDARVAALAEELGYGSESAFSTAFKRVVGESPLRYRARVRQDITGRVRTETP, encoded by the coding sequence ATGGCCCCCGACCGACTCTCCGAAGCACTCGATCTGGTCGAGGTCCGCAGCGTCCTCACCGGCGGCATCGCGGCTCGCGGCGGATGGTGGGGCCGCGGACCGCTCTCCGACCCGGTCAAGTTCTTCGCGCTCGTCAGCGGTCGGGCCCGCCTGACCACCGACGGGGTCGACGAACCGGTCGACCTTGTGACGGGTGACGTGGCGATCCTCACCGGGCGCTCCTGGGTCGCTTTCGAGGCCGGCGCGGAACCCCGCCAGGAGGTGCAGCCGGAATCCGACTTCTCCACCGACCGCTTCGCGTCCGCGGACCGCGACGCTGACGACATCATGATCGGCGGCTGCGTCCGTCTGAACGAGGCCGGAAGCACGCTCCTCCTCGAATCACTGCCGCCACTGGCGCACATCAGGTCGGCCGATGACGACGACCGGCTCCTCGCGGCCCTGCTGCGCCTGTTCGACGAGGCGACCGCGCAGCGGCTCGGCTCGGCCTTCGCGATCCGGCAGTACGGTCAGCTCTTCCTGCTGGAGCTGTTGCGGTCCTATGTCGACCAGTCCGCGCTGCCCTCCGGCTGGCTGCGGCTGCTCGTCGACGAGCGTCTGCGCCCCGCCCTCGACCTGCTGCACGGCCGCCCCGGACGCGCCTGGGGGCTCGAGGAGTTGGCGCGGGCCGCCGCGATGTCCCGGACGACGTTCGCCGAGCGGTTCCGGGAGGCGTCCGGTGTGCCACCCCTGACCTACCTGGGGCGGTGGCGCATGCTGCTCGCCCAGCGCGCGCTTCGGGACGGTGACGCCCGCGTCGCGGCGCTCGCCGAGGAGTTGGGCTACGGCTCGGAGAGCGCCTTCAGCACGGCGTTCAAACGGGTCGTCGGCGAGTCGCCGCTGCGCTACCGCGCCCGCGTGCGACAGGACATCACCGGGCGCGTTCGGACCGAGACGCCATGA
- a CDS encoding DUF4265 domain-containing protein has product MCEVLRALRREADLFVLAGSPGLVLGCAAGDLLRVSDSGAFEFAGQGGNVCVQAFREDGFTREQCADLTDSAGLLDGHAEAPPNLRFIVVKIGRSVGLAAIEQCLNGGAAEVDGVEWWFGNVDEPV; this is encoded by the coding sequence GTGTGTGAGGTGCTGCGTGCCTTGAGGCGTGAGGCGGACCTGTTCGTCCTCGCGGGCAGTCCGGGCCTGGTGCTCGGGTGTGCGGCCGGTGACCTTCTGAGAGTCAGCGACAGCGGCGCGTTCGAGTTCGCGGGCCAGGGCGGGAACGTGTGCGTCCAGGCCTTTCGCGAGGACGGCTTCACCCGCGAACAGTGCGCGGACCTCACGGACTCCGCTGGGCTCCTCGACGGGCACGCGGAAGCGCCGCCGAACTTGCGCTTCATCGTGGTGAAGATCGGACGTTCCGTCGGGCTGGCCGCGATCGAGCAGTGCCTGAACGGTGGGGCTGCGGAGGTCGACGGGGTCGAGTGGTGGTTCGGGAACGTGGATGAGCCGGTCTGA
- a CDS encoding SDR family NAD(P)-dependent oxidoreductase has translation MPGLVIVGAGAGLGASVAARFAREGLPVAAIARSQAVHEVAAAVRTRTSGQVLALRADSTDRAALHAAVDVAVDAHGMPDVLVYNAAIIQPDRPGELSTQQHLDAWSVNVLGAMDAATYLATRMTRTGGGTVIITGGMPRPLSRSTSLSLGKAGVRALTRILDQEYGHLGVHVATVTVDCAIVPGTDADPDLIAEHYWALHRQPRAQWQHEIVHSASALA, from the coding sequence ATGCCAGGACTAGTCATTGTGGGCGCCGGAGCGGGCCTGGGCGCCTCGGTCGCCGCGCGGTTCGCGCGCGAGGGCCTGCCCGTCGCGGCGATCGCCCGTAGCCAAGCCGTGCACGAAGTCGCCGCCGCGGTCCGCACGCGGACCTCCGGGCAGGTGCTCGCACTGCGCGCCGACAGTACCGACCGTGCGGCGCTGCACGCCGCCGTCGACGTCGCCGTGGACGCGCACGGCATGCCCGACGTCCTCGTCTACAACGCGGCGATCATCCAGCCGGACCGGCCCGGCGAACTGAGCACGCAGCAGCACCTGGACGCGTGGTCGGTGAACGTGCTCGGCGCGATGGACGCGGCAACGTACCTGGCTACGCGGATGACCCGGACCGGCGGCGGCACAGTGATCATCACCGGCGGCATGCCGCGACCCCTCAGCCGCAGCACGAGCCTGTCCCTCGGCAAGGCCGGTGTACGCGCGCTCACCCGGATCCTCGACCAGGAGTACGGCCACCTCGGCGTGCACGTAGCCACCGTGACCGTGGACTGCGCCATCGTGCCGGGCACCGACGCCGACCCCGACCTGATTGCCGAGCACTACTGGGCGCTGCACCGGCAGCCGCGTGCGCAGTGGCAGCACGAGATCGTGCACTCGGCCTCAGCGCTGGCCTGA
- a CDS encoding MerR family transcriptional regulator encodes MQIGELAARSGVPERLLRYYEERGLLAPDRTPAGRRRYQESDVVRVDTIRALLAAGLNTANIAVMLPCVGYDAGRLLPQCPEMLTRLARQRRRLDESIEGLEHSSPGRRAPGRSRAVTQPRPCFWWSAR; translated from the coding sequence ATGCAGATCGGCGAACTCGCCGCCCGTTCCGGCGTGCCGGAGCGTCTGCTGCGGTACTACGAAGAGCGCGGGCTGCTGGCCCCTGACCGGACGCCTGCGGGCAGGCGCCGCTATCAGGAGTCGGACGTAGTGCGTGTCGACACCATCCGGGCGCTGCTCGCTGCGGGCCTGAACACCGCGAACATCGCGGTCATGCTGCCGTGCGTGGGGTATGACGCGGGACGGCTGCTGCCGCAGTGCCCAGAGATGCTCACCCGCCTGGCCCGGCAGCGTCGGCGCCTGGACGAGTCGATCGAGGGACTCGAGCACTCATCGCCTGGTCGACGCGCTCCTGGCAGAAGCAGGGCCGTGACGCAGCCACGGCCCTGCTTCTGGTGGTCTGCCCGCTGA
- a CDS encoding DUF4265 domain-containing protein, giving the protein MIIDPHSVDACHIRLLAGHGEDGQPVCEVLRALRREADLFVLAGSPGLVLGFAAGDLLRVSDSDSDSGAFESAGQGGNVCVQAFREDGFTREQFADLTDSAGLLDGHAEAPPNLRFIAVKIGRSVGLAAIEQCLNGGAAEVDGVEWWFGNVDEPV; this is encoded by the coding sequence GTGATCATCGACCCTCACTCGGTGGACGCCTGCCACATCAGACTCCTGGCCGGGCACGGAGAAGACGGCCAGCCGGTGTGTGAGGTGCTGCGTGCCTTGAGGCGTGAGGCGGACCTGTTCGTCCTCGCGGGCAGTCCGGGCCTGGTGCTCGGGTTTGCGGCCGGTGACCTTCTGAGAGTCAGCGACAGCGACAGCGACAGCGGCGCGTTCGAGTCCGCGGGCCAGGGCGGGAACGTGTGCGTCCAGGCCTTTCGCGAGGACGGCTTCACCCGCGAACAGTTCGCGGACCTCACGGACTCCGCTGGGCTCCTCGACGGGCACGCGGAAGCGCCGCCGAACTTGCGCTTCATCGCGGTGAAGATCGGACGTTCCGTTGGGCTGGCCGCGATCGAGCAGTGCCTGAACGGTGGGGCTGCGGAGGTCGACGGGGTCGAGTGGTGGTTCGGGAACGTGGATGAGCCGGTCTGA
- a CDS encoding IS5 family transposase, which produces MTDAEWAVVREAFPVPAWLNGRGGQPEGYCHRQMLDAVRYLVAGGITWRSVPADFPAWGRVYAFARRWRLRGLLAELHDRLRALVRADAGRDPEPTAAIIDAQSLRAAPSVPRSTSGWDGGKRVGGRKRHIVVDSLGLLLAVMVTAASVQDRDAAQPLLERVRDRYRKITLVWADGGYAGRLVTWASEKLRVTLQIVKRSEDASGFVVLPRRWVVERSLSWLMRSRRLVRDYEALPEAHEAMVLWSMTMLMSRRLSRQRG; this is translated from the coding sequence ATGACCGACGCGGAGTGGGCCGTGGTGCGCGAGGCGTTCCCGGTCCCGGCGTGGTTGAACGGCAGGGGCGGGCAGCCGGAGGGCTACTGCCACCGGCAGATGTTGGACGCCGTGCGCTACCTGGTCGCGGGCGGCATCACCTGGCGGTCCGTGCCGGCCGACTTCCCGGCCTGGGGCCGGGTCTACGCGTTCGCGCGCCGCTGGCGCCTGAGGGGCCTGCTGGCCGAACTCCACGACCGGCTGCGCGCGCTGGTGCGTGCGGATGCTGGCCGCGACCCGGAGCCGACCGCCGCCATCATCGACGCGCAGTCGCTGCGGGCCGCGCCCAGTGTTCCGCGTTCCACCTCCGGCTGGGACGGCGGAAAGCGGGTGGGCGGGCGCAAGCGGCACATCGTCGTCGACAGCCTCGGGCTGCTGCTGGCCGTGATGGTCACCGCCGCGAGCGTCCAGGACCGCGACGCCGCCCAGCCGCTGCTGGAGCGGGTGCGCGACCGCTACCGGAAGATCACGCTGGTGTGGGCCGACGGCGGCTATGCCGGTCGGCTGGTGACCTGGGCCTCAGAGAAACTGCGGGTCACCCTGCAGATCGTCAAGCGAAGCGAGGACGCCTCAGGCTTCGTGGTACTGCCGAGGCGCTGGGTGGTGGAGAGGAGCTTGAGCTGGCTGATGCGCTCGCGACGCCTGGTGCGCGACTACGAGGCCCTGCCCGAAGCCCACGAGGCCATGGTGCTGTGGTCGATGACCATGCTCATGAGTCGGCGGCTGTCCCGGCAGCGAGGGTGA